The region AGCTCGGGGATGGCAACGGCAGGATGAGTGTCATTGAGCTGGATGGCGGCCTTGGAGGGGAACTCGCTCCATGGCAGGGTATAACCAACTTTAAAACGACGAACAATGTCTGCCAGGGAGCAGGCGACAAAGAAGTACTGCTGCACCAGGCGGAGCTCCTTGCCGCTTTCGGTCGAGTCATTCGGGTAAAGTACTTTGGAGACCGTCTCGGCGATGGCCTTGTCGCGCAGGGCCTCGACATAGCTGCCTTCATTGAAGACCTGGAAGTTAAAGTCTTCATCCGCCTGGGCCTGCCAGAGGCGCAGCACGTTCACCGTGTGGCTGTCATAACCGACGATAGGGATGTCCCATGGCAGGCCCAGCAGGGCTTTAGTCTCCACCCACTCCGAGCGCGGGTGCCCGCAGTCATCAAACTTCTGCACCACGCGGCCATAAAGCTGCACCGTCTGACGGTAGCTGGGGCGGGCGATTTTCCAGGGGCTGCCATCGCGCATCCAGGCATCCGGATGTTCCACCTGCTTACCATTCACAAACTCCTGGCGGAACAGGCCGAACTCATAATGAATGCCGTAACCGATGGCCGGCAGATTCACGGTGCTGAGGCTGTCCATGAAACAGGCGGCGAGGCGGCCCAGACCACCGTTGCCCAGGCCCATGTCAGGCTCACAATCCAGCAGGGCATCCAGGTCCTTGCCCATCTCGCCGAGAGCGGCCTTGGTGGACTCATAGAGACCTGAGTTGCGCAGATTGTTTTCCAGCAGCCGCCCCATGAGATACTCCAGGGAAAGATAGTGCACACGACGCACGCCGGACTGGCGATGCAGGGTGCGGGACTTCGTCGCGTGATCCATCACCCGGTCCCGGATGGCCAGGCAGGTGGCCACCCACCAATCGTTCTTGCTGGCGGATTCCACATAGGCGCCCAGGGTAAAGCGCAGATGATTGATGATGGAGTTTTTGAGACTGTCCTTGGAATTGCCGAGGTCGCAGGGGGCGGGTATCATAAGAGGAAGGGGTGGCGTAGAAAAGCAGTTCTGATCATCACGAAAGGGCCGATGTCAAAACGCCAAGAGGCTGAGCAAAAAAGATGGCAGGCAAAGCACCGCACATCATTCGGCTAGGCCGGGGCGTTCGGATTTCGTCATTCGTCATGGGAACCAGGTTGGAGGTCACCAGGTCACCCATTTCGGAAGTTCACGCGGGGCAATGACCAGGGTGATTTCGCCTTTGGGTGTCTTGGATTGGTAATGAGAAAGCACGTTCCGGGCCGGACCGCGCTGGAATTCCTCAAACTTCTTCGTCAACTCCCGTGCGACCACCACCCGATGCTCCGGAGCCTGCTCCGCAATCATCGCCAAGGTATCCACAATGCGGTAGGGGCTCTCGAAATACACACTGGTGCAGTCTCGGCCCACGGCGGCTGTCAGCTCAGTGTTTCGCTGGCCTTTTTTGTGTGGCAAAAAGCCGCCAAAATAAAACGGAGTGGTCGGCAGGCCAGAGGCGGCAAGGGCTGTCAGCACGGCACTCGGGCCAGGAATTCCCTCCACTCTCAACCCCGCAGCCACGACACTCTGCACAAGCCGCTGCCCCGGATCTGAAACCGTGGGCATACCTGCATCTGAAATGAGCGCCACGCTGCTGCCCTGCTGAAGCTGGGCGACAATTTCCGGAATGCGCCGCGCTTCATTGTGCTCATTCAGGCTGATGAGTCGTGAACGAATGCCATGATGCGAAAGCAGGCGGCCCGAATGGCGCGTGTCTTCACACGCAATGGCGCTGACGGACTTGAGAATATGCAATCCGCGCAGCGTGATGTCTGCCAAATTGCCAATGGGCGTGCCCACCAAATAAAGGGCAGGCTGCAGACTGCTGGGCAGAAAATCAGCCAAGGCCTCATCTTCCTCCGCCGTCCCTTCGGCAGGCAGGTGGTCTTCCGCCACCCGCGTGGAGTCTTCATCCGTGCGCCAGGGATCCTCAATGGGACTTTCCGGCGCCGGACTCGGGGACTGGTCGTTTTCGTTCATCACCAGCCTTCGGTGATGTCAGCCGCGACGTTGGCGGCAAGACGCTGGGCCGCGTCTTCAAGCGCCTGCGCTTCGGAGTTCTGAACGTTGGAATCCAGGATCGTGTAGGAATCGGCCGAGCTGCGGCCGCGATGGATGGTGCTGCCACTGCCGGCATCCTTGATGACGTATTCCGTGCGCAGCGTCATGAGGAGCTGCGAAGTGCGGAGCACGTTGCGACGGTCTGAACGGAACTGAGAGCGGTCCACATTGATGACCTTACCATCCAGCACCGCTTCCGCATCTTCCATGGAGACGATTTCATAACCGCCGCTGTTCTGGATCTGTTTGATGATGGCATTGGTCACCAGCGAGCCCAGGCGGGGTTCCAGCGTCTGGTTTTCAAACGTCGGGATGGCCAGCTTCGTCACGTTCGTGAGGTGGGCAGGCTTCTGACCGCCGAGCTGGTAGCCCGCGCAGCCCGTGAGAGACACCACCAAACCAAAGGCACAGGCGAGGAGAGAAATTTTCATCCGGGAGAGAAAGAAGATCAGGCTGGAAAGAGAAACGGCAGATCAGTTGGCCGGGGCAGCAGGCTTCGGCGGCACAGGCAGGCTCGTAGGCGGCTGTGGCGGGATGCCGGGGGCCACAGGCGCGGCAGGCACTGGCAACAGGGCGGGTTTCTCTTCCGTCACAGGAGGCAGCAGGCTGCCACCGACAGGAGCCATGCCGGGGGTCAATGGCAGGGTGGGCTCCTGAATCGGGATTGGGAGGAAGTTGTCGTCGCCAGCACGCATCTTCGGCTTCTGGCCCAGGCGGGTCAGTTCCGGGGAAAGCGGGCCGATGTAGTCATCACGCGTCTTCAGGTTGCGAGCACCTGGGATGGTGTAGTCCTGGTCGGGCTGGCCTTTTTTGGCATCTGCCACCGCTTCAGGGTCCGCAGCGGCCAGTTCGGCCAAAAGTTCACGGGCTTCATTCGAGGCTTCAGGAGAACCGTATTTCAGGGCTTCGTTGAAGTAGATGGCAGCAGCCTTGGTCTTGCCCATGCGTTGGTAGAATTTACCGACGGCCAGGGACTGCGTGGCTTCAGCGGCATTCACCTGCTGGAGGATCATCTCAGCTTCATTGGCGCGGTCCCCCTTAGGGTTGGTGGACATGTAGGTGGTCAGCGCATCGCGGGTGGCCACGAGGTTCGACTTGTCCTCACTGCGGCTGGCGGCCACGCTGCTGATGGAGCCGATTCGGAACTGGGCTTCGCTGGCCTGCTTGGTGTTCGGGTAATTTTCCACCACGTTCTGGTAGGCAAGCACGGACTTATCTTTCTCACCCAGATCCTGATAGATTTCTGCGATGCTGAACTGGGCCAAAGGTGCCAGTTTGCCGAAGGGCGCGTTCTTGATGATCTGCTGATAAAGCTTGATCACTTCTTCGCCGCCCATCTTCACCGGAAGGATGAGCATGGCGCGCTGGCGGCGGCCCCCACGGGCTTCTTCCGCCAGTTCATACTGCTGCTGGAGGGCATCATTGAAACGGGCGCTGGAGCGGTGATCGTCAATGAACTTCTGAAAGGCATCGAAAGAGTTCGTCACGTCGCTATTGGCGCGGGTGATCAGGGCGCTGGCGTAAGCAGCTTCCGAGGCGGCAATCGTGAACGGATACTGCTTCACGATGGCGTTATACTGGCTCTGGGCGCGGCCGGTCTTGCCTGCATTCTGCGCTTCGCGGGCAGACATCAGCAGGGCAGTCGCCTGGGCTTCCTGGGCCTGGCGCTCATCGGCACCGGGGGCTTGTTTGCCCTTCTTTTCGAACAGTCCCAGGAAAGCTGGGGAACTGGTGGGCAGAAGAAACAATGATGCTGCCGCAAGGGCGCAAGCGGACAGTCTGGGAAGAACAGGTTCTCTCATCGGAACAAGATACTAAAGGCGTGTAAAGGGAACGTCAAGCTGCCGGAACGGCGGGTTTCATTCTCACACTCCGCCGCTGGTGGAAACTGGAATTCGCACTTCCAGCCAGCAAGCATCGGCACTCAGGCCCGTGATTTGCCGCTCTGCCGCCGTCATCTGTGCCGGAATGAGGGCAAAATCCCCCTTCCCCAGGGGGCAGCCATTGACACTCAGCCCCCCATCCACCACGGCCACCGTCAGGTGCTCCCCTTCCCGGCCCAGCAGACTGGAAGCAGGGTCGCCCTGGCGAACCTCAAAAAACGGACAGGTGGCCAAGGTGCCATCTGCTTGCGCCAGTTGCATGGCCGGCTCGTGGTCGTCGAAATTCATGCTGCGCAGCGAGGGGCCGATGTGCAGCTCCCGCGGCTGGCCATCCAGGCCGACGCGGTTCCAGTCAAATACCCGGTAGGTGGTATCGCTGTTTTGCTGAACCTCAAAAATCACCAGCCCCGCACCGATGGCATGCAGGCGGCCACTCGGCAGAAACAAGCTGTCGCCCGCCGCAGGCCGGATGGCGTGCATCAGA is a window of Prosthecobacter algae DNA encoding:
- a CDS encoding tetratricopeptide repeat protein, whose protein sequence is MFLLPTSSPAFLGLFEKKGKQAPGADERQAQEAQATALLMSAREAQNAGKTGRAQSQYNAIVKQYPFTIAASEAAYASALITRANSDVTNSFDAFQKFIDDHRSSARFNDALQQQYELAEEARGGRRQRAMLILPVKMGGEEVIKLYQQIIKNAPFGKLAPLAQFSIAEIYQDLGEKDKSVLAYQNVVENYPNTKQASEAQFRIGSISSVAASRSEDKSNLVATRDALTTYMSTNPKGDRANEAEMILQQVNAAEATQSLAVGKFYQRMGKTKAAAIYFNEALKYGSPEASNEARELLAELAAADPEAVADAKKGQPDQDYTIPGARNLKTRDDYIGPLSPELTRLGQKPKMRAGDDNFLPIPIQEPTLPLTPGMAPVGGSLLPPVTEEKPALLPVPAAPVAPGIPPQPPTSLPVPPKPAAPAN
- the lptE gene encoding LPS assembly lipoprotein LptE; this translates as MKISLLACAFGLVVSLTGCAGYQLGGQKPAHLTNVTKLAIPTFENQTLEPRLGSLVTNAIIKQIQNSGGYEIVSMEDAEAVLDGKVINVDRSQFRSDRRNVLRTSQLLMTLRTEYVIKDAGSGSTIHRGRSSADSYTILDSNVQNSEAQALEDAAQRLAANVAADITEGW
- a CDS encoding type I phosphomannose isomerase catalytic subunit, which gives rise to MNWNQPLRFLPIYQTRVWGGRNLESQFGRSLPDPRLPYGESWEICDRAEAVNEVRGEEAAGMTLHELWTQHRVAVFGEALASHPSARYPLLMKILDACDDLSIQVHPPAAVAEELGGEPKTEMWYVAQAQPGACFYAGLRAGVTRTQFEAALQDGSVADLMHAIRPAAGDSLFLPSGRLHAIGAGLVIFEVQQNSDTTYRVFDWNRVGLDGQPRELHIGPSLRSMNFDDHEPAMQLAQADGTLATCPFFEVRQGDPASSLLGREGEHLTVAVVDGGLSVNGCPLGKGDFALIPAQMTAAERQITGLSADACWLEVRIPVSTSGGV
- the rsmI gene encoding 16S rRNA (cytidine(1402)-2'-O)-methyltransferase produces the protein MNENDQSPSPAPESPIEDPWRTDEDSTRVAEDHLPAEGTAEEDEALADFLPSSLQPALYLVGTPIGNLADITLRGLHILKSVSAIACEDTRHSGRLLSHHGIRSRLISLNEHNEARRIPEIVAQLQQGSSVALISDAGMPTVSDPGQRLVQSVVAAGLRVEGIPGPSAVLTALAASGLPTTPFYFGGFLPHKKGQRNTELTAAVGRDCTSVYFESPYRIVDTLAMIAEQAPEHRVVVARELTKKFEEFQRGPARNVLSHYQSKTPKGEITLVIAPRELPKWVTW